The DNA region CTTACCTCATCTGAATGCCAGAAACACTTCTGGAGTTTAGCTCAGGGAAAAGAATGACACTGCAGCTTCGGCTGGTATTCTGGCCAGACACATTGACAACACATCCTGGAACTGCCTGTGTTCTGCCTGGACTGCCAATTTCTTCTGTCTGTATTGATCTCACATGCAGAAATTCAAACAACACAGCACTATAATTAACTTAACTCCTTGGCTTTGCACTGTGGTTTTGCTTAGTCAAATTGTCATCTCCAGTTAACTATAAAAGTTGATTTTAATCTGGTTTGTTCCCAATTGCAGATTATCTCCTGTTTGGCAACTGAAGTGACTGCCATCAAGACTGGACAGAGTCGGGCTGAATCTGAGCAATATCTGGTTGAACCAGGAACCTCTTAGGACTCGTTAGAAGAAAACCAATTATTCTTGAAACCACAACAGCACCAGTCAAACGAAGATGCCCATCTTAAAGCAGCTGGTGTCGGGGTCTCAGACCAAACGGCGCTCTCGTATGGACCTCACTACTGAGATGATCAGCGCTCCCTTGGGTGACTTCCGGCACACTATGCATGTAGGGCGCAGCGGGGAAGCTTTTGGAGACACCTCTTTCCTCAGCACTCGATCTGGAGAGCCATCCAAAGAAGTCCACACCCATCCTCGCTCTCCAAGACCGGGACTGTTGTCTCGTACCTTCCGGAGCAGCAAGCGCTCTCAGTCGGTCACTAGAGTAGACCAGCGAGACAATAACCTCCATCCTCCCAGCGAGTCACCTACCTTTGTGAAGAATGCCATGTCCTTGCCCTTTCTGAACAATGAAGAAGGACAGGAGGCGGACAAGAGGGTGCTCAAGAGCTTGACCTCCAGCCCCTCCAATGGGGCCTCTGCTGAAGCATTGGACTTGGAGTTACATGAGAAGCATTTTGGGGTGTTGACCGACCTACGACCTTCCCCGTCTTACAACGGGGGAGGGTTGAAGAAAGCTGAATCTGTGATGTCATTCCATGTTGATCTTGGGCCCTCGATGCTGGGGGACATTCTAGGGGTCATGGAGAAGGAAGATGACGACCAGGGGTTTGAAGAAGGCAAGAGCAGCGAGGGACATGCATCTCCTCTTCACTTCAACCTGGGAGGAGTGGAAATGGATGAGGAAATGAGGGAGGTTGTTGTGAAAGAAGAGGAACCAGAGGCGTTAGTTGCTCACAACGAGGGTCCCATGAGGGCTCCCAGCTCTGTTGACTTGGAGATACAGAGTGAAGGCACCAGCACCCCAGAACCACACCACAAACACCTGCATCACCTCGACAGCTGCTCAGTTTCCAGCTCAGGTTCAGCTGCCTTGGAGGAGAAACCAACCAGTGAGCCTTACGAGGAAGATATTCGAGTTACCAATAACATCTGCAACCCAGACAATGAACCAGCCTTCTCCTCCTTCATggaagatgaggatgatgagatCCATGTATGAAACCCTATCAGTAAACCTTTCTGGGGATGGAGAGATGAATATCTAAGACTAGAATTTAACAATGTGTAAAGAGGAGAAATGCAGTGTAGATGTATGCACGTCAAAGCTCGTGTCCCAGGTTCCTGTGTCCCTGTAGAGATAAGTTGGGGAGAATGCATTAGCTCAGACACCAAAGTCATCTGTCACACTACTGACCCATGCTAAGATGAGAAGCTGGATGTGTTGAGTCCAAAAGATACCTGCTACAAGTTCCACTGATAGCTCTACTAAAGGAAAGACATGCATAGGGGATACATACATCACCAAAACCGTAAACGGATTGCGCAAGCAGATGCTGTTTTAAGCCATTTTCCCATAGTCCCATGCAGGGTTCCCACAGTTGTAAAATGAAAATATCAGGGATTTTGAAAAGAAATTCAAGACCATGGATTCTTTCCAAGTTATTCTCAGCTCCAAAATACTTTGTTTGTGAACAATTGTGTTTTGTATTCTcaaagaaattgtaaaaaaaaaaaaaaaaagcaactcaCAAGCAACTGGAATGCTCTTGTAAATTCATTGGTCAAAATATGTGGGAACCCTGCCCATGACTTGGTGCCTAAAGATAATTGTTCTTTTGATTTAGAGCACTAGAGTATTCAAGTAAATAATATGATTTGTTCAGTGATATAATGAGTGAGACAAATACTTTATCTCTAGATTACATATAATTCATTTTAAGAGCTACTGTGAAGCTCAGGAAACGTCCTTGTGCAGTTGATTACACACTGCACTGAGCTCGAATACTGACGATTTGAAGGTGGTGGAAGTTTGAAAACCTCTCCAGAGACTGATCATAGTCCACTTTTGGGAAGAGTGGCAATGGGTGTCCCTCCATCAGATCTAATTTTTCAGTCTGTACGTGTTTTGCATAGTAGTTGTTTGCTAAGTATCTTGCATATCTCACCACTTCCTTCCTGCACTTCATGGCGTGCGAGGGGAACTACTGGTGTTTATTGCTGGAGTTTTTGATCAGTTTGATTGTCGCcgtcatttaaacatttaaaccatTGGTAAAACAATATGTGTCATGTCAAGCACAACTAAAAAGTCAGTTGTTAAGTCACGTCTTCTAGTAAACATGAACATGTCGGCTTTATTAATTGTGTTAACTCTGACATTAGCAAGTTATGGCACTGGCATTGCTCCTCAGTAAATTCACTGGGGTGCTTTAATACACTTATGAGCAAAGACACTAATAATCTATGTTTCTGTTTGATCTTTTGACTTTTTCATTGTGTACATATGTCTACATACAGTATAGCAGATGATCATGACTAAAATGAGGCCTTTATTACTGCAGACCTTCATGTGTAAATTAACATCAGTAGTCTGCAAGATTACAGTCTCTGAATTCGACATCAAGACTACAGTAAGACGAGACTTACCGGGAATTCTCAGCTGCTTCACAATTGGGGTCACATCAGCCTTAAGCAGAAAAGTGCCAAATCTAATCTAGCATGTACTGCCTAGTAAGCCTGACCTTTGAATATCATTTAACATGGTGAATAAATTGGGCTTTGCCTTAATCTACCATTTCAGATATGGGCCAAATGATCCATCTTGATTTGATTACTGTAAAAAGAAATGCTTAGTAAGAATTTACCTAATTTGCTTCAAGATAAACCtcagggagagagaaaaagacacGAGGTTAGCATTCTGTTTAATTTGCATAGCCTTGTGCTAGCAGTCCATTTTAAATTCAGCAagataaaaacaagcaaaaaaaaagagaagtctGTTTATATTTGAAATTGTGTGGCTGTGTGTGAGGTGGATTAAGCAAAGTTTATCTTCATGTTTTCCCTCTATGTGATAACGGTGATGTTTGTCTTTCCTATCTTTGCTACAATTTCGAGGTTATAACtgctatatttttaaataaaagaaaaagtccACAAAAGTGTCTTTTCTtcatttcagaaatgttttcagtgtaacATTAGGCTATTTCATGATGTATTATTGTGTAAGATCCCTAAAAGGctatttcatccaaaaatgaaaatgctgtcattaattCAAGACCCCAAGACCTTCGGACCGTAAGACCtttgaaatacattattttatattttttggacCCTCCACAGATAGCAACGGattaactaccacattcaagaccCAGAtggacattgttaaaatgttcCATGGCATTAGTGGTCTGTGAGAACAAAaggtattcttgtagcttcataaaattatggttgaagtgaactactgatgtcacagGCCTAAGTCTTTACCTATGCTTCtaggccttgaacgtggtagtacccttgctgtccATGCCTGATTAGAAAGCTCTCgtatttgcattaaaaatataaatgtgtgttctgaagatgaacgaggGTCTcagaggtttggaatgacttgacagaattgtcatttttggttgaactattcctttaagtttgAAGTTATCAAGAAGACAATACAAAAGTGACCATTGGGTTCAGTGGAATCGACGATAAACATTGAATTTTAACCTTGAAGTTGCTATGAGTTCTAGATTTTCGATCTCACCATAGATGGGCACATATTCGTTGACTAATTCAATAAACCTACCTGAGGCTGAGCGAAGCTCAACAAAGTTTGTCAACATGCTGCTAAAGACCTCCTGTGATGACGGACCACGTGCAGCTCTTTTAATCGGATCACTGGGACTGCAGACCTACATGAAAGTTTCATGTGAGTAAAGAGAATTCACACTCACTCATTAAACTGATATCAGCGCTCACATTTAGCTCTTTTCTCACATACGGAAGCAGCGTGTAGTCTGCAGGTGAAAATCAAAAGCCCCTTATTCCCAGCTCAAATTTACGAGTGAATATGTATTGATCTGAGTGTTAAAAGCAAAGTGTTTTGATTGATCTCCCTGCTGCCTTACAAAGTTTGTTAGGTGTTAATGTTCCTTCGGTTCAGATAAAAGAGAATTTTATGAACCTtggcttgacaaaaaaaaaaaaaaatcaatttcataTATACACGCTGCTTGTGTAAAATGTGGCTACAtcctgccacctagtggtcagctACATATGCAACATCACTTTTTCTCATTCCATGCCAGGGTCTTTCTTCAGCACagtattttagtgttttgtttgTGACACGAAATAAATGTGCTTTGCAAATGCATTGCATTAAGAACCGGTTAGAAGTGGTTCTCACCCCGGGgcctaaaatgttatttaataaatttataaatcataattaaatgttcaaataatctaaaataaaataaatcacataaaaGCACAGTGTAAacataaataatttttcttttaattttcccCTCAATAACTATAATGAGTGGTTAGTGTATTTAAATTAtcagattaattaatttttttttattcagtaaattaattataataatataaaacagctTTATTATAATTGCTGCAAAAATACTGGACATATCCTGCTGTATATAGACTGTGGCTCTTTGAATATTGAATATGGGggtattttcaaatgcattttcaaaaatgactgagtttttaaatatttttaaaccttttaattTCAAGCCATTATACAACTATTTTATTTAGCttgcatttgtttgaaatttttggttcatttattcattcattttaataatatatacacatgAATTCtttatcattaattaatttatttttgtttaggatactatatttttttaagataattttaagctttacagatcttttttagAAAGTGTTTAAGCAATGTTTTTCCTACTTGCCACATAATCCATAAACAATTCTTGCACATGCTCCTGTGGAACAGTCCTTAAGAAACATATTACAAGACATTTAAGACAATTAAAGGGACCTTTCTACTGACTCTGAAAAGACACCAGAAGAAAGATGCCCATGGTTCCTGATCACCTAATTAagtctgcatttatataaatattcaatGAATTAGCCCTTGTGCTGTCCTGCTTGAAATGTCTTATCAGCTGGTCCAGACCGCGTATTTAGTTGCTGTCCTACTGTATAACCAGAGGAGGTCGCTGTTTGTGAATATTTAAATCATTATCATCGTGAGCTGCCAGAACTGAGGCCTCCTCTGCTGAATCTCATGACAGGAGTCATAGGCTTCCAGGAGGAAACCAGCACGAAGAAATCTGGAAACCATTAAGCAACCTGCTAGAGCTGAGTTTTGAACGAGCGAGAGATAGAGGACGGGAGGGGAAGAAAGGGGGATGGGTTTAAACTGGGAGTGGAACAACTTCTTTTCTTCCTTGACTTCAGTCTGTCTATAGACAGACACACGTACACAATTCAGCCTTCTCAGGATTCCAGTATGACCCCTCCCATCATTTATTCCCGTGTCTCTAAACGCAGCACATGCAGGGGTTTTCCTTTGTCTTCACAAACTGGTTTGTCTCATTTCTCGATTACTAGAAAGGGTGGGACATGCTGCAAGTGAACGGGAGGGAAACTCGCCCATGGGCTGCAGCTGTGGTCCACCCTTCTGTCATGATCATAGATGGGCGACACACTTGGTTTGAAAGCTTGAACGGACAGTAACCAGACAGCATGTCCTTTCAGCCTGTCATCTCCAGTAAATAATGACCACATTCATGGCGCGACACATGTCCGAGGCTTCCCTGCAGAAACAATAAAACACTTGGGACAGTTCCTTTCCGGTCCATCTCAAAAACATACCGATTAAAAGTGCTGTGTGGGATTTTTCGATGTTAGATACTTTTCTACTACCCCAACTTAATATAAAACGAACGATTGTAAGTGCAATATTTGTAGGTTCATTTCCAAACAAAGTGTAAATACTGTGGTTTTGTGGCACAGTAAAAACATTGTTCTGTTTCAATCCCACAACTGCAACATTGGCTTGTTTGAGGCAGGACTAtctatttagatttagattataCCTATAAAGCACAGAAACTTAttataaaatcaaaaacaaaagaacaatagggctttctctaaaaaaaaaaatgggtctgtagtatttttttcatatatttgcaattttttttatgctcaacaaaggttacatttatttgaccaacaatacagtaaaacggtaatattataaaatattagtaaaatttaaaagaaatgttttctattgcagtatattttaaaatgtcatttattcttgtgatgttaaagttgtattttcagcatcattagtttagttcagaaatcattttaatatgctgatttgctgctcaagatgcatcattatcaatgctgaaaacagttgtgctgcttaatatttttgtggaaacggtgacatattttattttgtgattctttgataaaaatgtaaaatggttgaaatagaaatattttacaactttataaatgtcttctTACCTAtcactttagaattttttttttcttcttgcatcCATGCATGATAAAACTATAAATTTCTTTACTACATTTTAAGAGGGTCTTACTGATGCGTCTGTGGTGGTATAAAACATAAAGGTTAGAAGGTTGGGAAACACTGGTTTTAGTCTAGCGCCAATATGTTATAGCATAAATCAAGACAATAAAAAGTAAGGCTGAACCCTAGAGTCAGGATTCTCTGTTCCACTCCCTCGCCAAAATACAGTTCACCGCTGATGATATGCAGATGGTCTATAAAGTGGATCAGCTGAACTTCTTGGGCTTTGTATGTATGTTTGCATGTTATTGGTGTAATACACTGAGCTCAATATCCATAGTTTTATCCAACATTTCTGAGCAGGGAAGCCAGGCCATAATATCCACTGCTGCAGAAACAGTTTTGCTCTTGTCTTTCGTTTGTTTGCGGATTTAACCGCTATGAGCAAAGGGCTTTAAATTTTACTTtggaaagcatatatatatatatatatatatatatatatatataataaaacccaAATGGAAAGAATACTCGACTGCACTCGACTGCACTTGAAAGTCATATAACAGTAGAACTGCTTTTTCCATCAAGCATTTTCCAAAAGTATTTTTTAGCTGAGAGTGCAGCCGCTCTTGAGTACAACGGCTCCAACTTGTGGTCTGAGAAGGACTGGAAAATGTAAACATACGGCAGTCTGgcagtgacctctgaccctggGCCCATGGGACCACACACATGGACGAGGAACAGTTTGCTTGAGATGAATGTTTGAAGTGATGTTTAAGGGTTTTAAAATCACAATGGATCAGAGCAAAAAGCACAAGGCGTTCGGATCTCCCCCTTGTAACCGTGCTTTATGTCTACAGTTTATATGTATGATTGCGGTAAAGATTGTTTTTTATGTTCGCATTGtaattctttctctctttccttcaGAGTGTCTGTCTGTTGCAATAAGCAGTTTCTTGTATAAATGACACCCCACTGGAGTCAGCTCACTCCTAAATCCTACACTCGCTCCAGACGCATTTGCCACTTTAGAGGAACTGTAAACTTCAACCGTAAAATGAAAAGCTATTTAATGTGCGTTAATAACAGCCTTGGAGACAAAACATAATTTAGTGACATACTAGCGTACTCCATCTACTCTGCGCTCACTAAAGGCCATTTACACAGAgtgcttttttgcatttaaaaacatgagatgttgatatgaatgaataaatttagcatttatttaaaatgcattttggccacaataaatatataaatatatgttatttCTGTGAAGTTTATCAGAGTAAACTATAAAACGTTAAACTGAATTTGTCAGAATTTTTGATCATATTTTTCAGTTtagcaaacaaaaaatattaataataataaaattcataattgttcacaatttattttgtcagaagcaaagaaaagaaaaggcaaacttttttttttaaggttgaaCTTGTAACTTTCATTAGAATGCAGTGTCATGGGCTGCAAAAGTGCATAAATGAAATATCTGTCTAGACTCTAGAACATGTTTACATATAAAAACAATGGAAGAGCAGCacagtggaatgcaaaaactcTAGGCACGGGGCAGTGAAAAAAACAGTTTGCAAAGTCTTGAGACACGGTtttaaaagtttcactttttaacttttttacacCGTAGGATGCTTGAAACATGAGTGCAACATGAGTCAAAAACATCCATCTAGTGAATGTATGCATACAAAAAGTATGGAAAAGCAGTGCTGTGGTGACATGTGATTGTGACTCCTGCTTGGTCTTGAGTTTGGAAAACTACTTCCACATTAACCTGAAGGAAATTAAAATATGACATCATTTGGACTCAAAAGCACCCCAAAATCTCTTAAGACTCCTTAATCAAATGTTTTCCAGGATTTCCACATTTGTTTGACGTTCTGGGTATTGATATTCGTCTCCTCCCACAGATATTGCTGATAGGGCCCATTAAATGCTTCCCCTTTCCCTTTCTTTCATTCATATCTCCCTCCCCTCAGACTAAGCTTCACTGTGTGCTAAATGCATTTAGCCATGCATTGAGCCATGTGAGAATACACATGCCAACACCCAATGTATGTGTTACTCCAAAGTTTTCACCCTTTCTCTcattcatttcttattattttatgtgGTGTACTTTATGATTTGCGGAATCTCCTTCATGAACTTGAACAAGTTCCCACCAATTAACAGACAAAACCCAATGCATGCATGCTTTCCTCTTTACAAAATCCACATAATGCAGGCCTTGTTCTACATTGGGGTTGTGGTTTGTAGTCTAATATAGAGAAAGCATGCAAGGTGGTGATGGGGTTAAATCTGACCAGGAAGTGGGAGATCACAGGGGGTCACTTGCTTTTGGCATGTATTAAACTCTAACCCCCACAGACTTCCGTCTCCTTTTCAACCCCACTGCAGCACCATCTGTTTTATTTCCCATAGGGTGTGAATGCAGTTCTTGTTATAGTGTGTGCATAAATTGCATCAAATATGATCAAACATTCTGTATAACAGATCTAGGACTTTTTGTACGGTTTGCTCGACAGGTGGggaatttaaaatgacttttgtcAGCTGATTACtgttacaccagtaggtggcgacaagtgactATTATtgcgagtgagtcattgaatcattcaatcAACCATTTGTTCAAACACACTGATTCAttaatcattaaagggatagttcactctcaaattaaattttggtatgttttagcttacctcaaggacatccaagatgtaggtttctttgtttccgcagtatttcccattttgatatttttaggtcaaaacGTTCTTGTATGTGACTCATATAaaggaggtctatggtcaccacctcaaagagcaggcacagaggagtccaaattaaaggcgcaatatgtaatctttctgctttaaaaatagcagatatcactatatctatgttatatatatttttagttgtgtacttacattatcccgaaagtttccacgaactttcaaatccagagaaaattatagtttaattagaagacacggcacgtttctttatttccgttttgtcgcccgtctatggcgtcatataaactttgacccctctagtttatctaacttcctgcggaaccgccaaatacaaaggtgaacagaagcaaagacgagacgaagaagaaaaagtagtagcttgccttgatcgagactattatattttatatttatattgtttatattcgtatttatacctcaatcaataacttagttatggatcatgattatgctttgcctgcacgttctgtgaagcgcagtcaaacgtacgggtgaaataaatgacctgagaaggttttgggacaagagaacaaacaagacacgggtaaatattggagttgcatttccaagatagagagagcttcgtgacaagctgaaactacagagagatgcttgcattctaataaacaggtatgcatccattcagctaactgtatctatccgtatattttgtgaaacgatgatgtcttgtgtaaaacgcagacggactagctctcatgtagagtataatgtaaatctacatgcgttctatatctagctgtataaagtagcttcaaatgcagttcactatcttgttcgatatcatagtataaacgtaattataattattaacgaaaggcaaccgtgtttttttaaacatatattactactagctagatggaatattgatttgataggggtctgataattcatatatctctccgttcgaaaagacgtgattgtcaaaatactaggctgctgctgctgtaggtgaagggagaccgctgacagaccaggctcttgtcttcatgacaacaatatctat from Carassius carassius chromosome 1, fCarCar2.1, whole genome shotgun sequence includes:
- the LOC132151575 gene encoding cdc42 effector protein 4-like, with translation MPILKQLVSGSQTKRRSRMDLTTEMISAPLGDFRHTMHVGRSGEAFGDTSFLSTRSGEPSKEVHTHPRSPRPGLLSRTFRSSKRSQSVTRVDQRDNNLHPPSESPTFVKNAMSLPFLNNEEGQEADKRVLKSLTSSPSNGASAEALDLELHEKHFGVLTDLRPSPSYNGGGLKKAESVMSFHVDLGPSMLGDILGVMEKEDDDQGFEEGKSSEGHASPLHFNLGGVEMDEEMREVVVKEEEPEALVAHNEGPMRAPSSVDLEIQSEGTSTPEPHHKHLHHLDSCSVSSSGSAALEEKPTSEPYEEDIRVTNNICNPDNEPAFSSFMEDEDDEIHV